The Halomicronema hongdechloris C2206 genome includes a window with the following:
- a CDS encoding Uma2 family endonuclease, with product MTPSTATTQISFEDYVAYDDGTAARYELVDGALVAMTPPTFRHMLIAKFIEQCLDTEIRRLGFRWLCFREAGIRTGVRKSRLTDVYVLTPEQVSNFLDESAICQTAPLLTVEVVSPESVSRDYRYKRTEYAALGVPEYWIVDPLQSTVTVLQLDEGMYEETVFVGHQPLVSPTFPELDLTVETLLAAGELAEEE from the coding sequence ATGACACCGTCAACCGCCACAACCCAGATCAGCTTTGAAGACTATGTCGCCTACGACGACGGCACTGCCGCTCGCTACGAACTGGTGGATGGAGCACTGGTCGCAATGACGCCACCAACGTTTCGGCATATGCTGATAGCTAAATTCATTGAGCAGTGCCTCGATACTGAAATTCGTCGTTTAGGCTTTAGATGGCTGTGTTTTCGAGAAGCGGGGATTCGTACCGGCGTCCGGAAATCACGTTTGACTGACGTTTATGTACTAACTCCAGAGCAGGTCAGCAATTTTCTTGATGAATCCGCCATTTGCCAAACTGCTCCCTTACTGACGGTGGAGGTGGTGAGTCCAGAGTCCGTCAGCCGCGATTACCGTTACAAGCGCACGGAATATGCCGCCCTGGGCGTACCAGAATATTGGATCGTTGACCCCTTGCAGTCAACGGTGACGGTGCTGCAGCTTGACGAAGGCATGTATGAGGAGACGGTGTTTGTCGGCCATCAGCCACTGGTATCCCCAACGTTTCCAGAGCTGGACCTGACGGTGGAGACACTACTGGCAGCTGGAGAGCTCGCTGAAGAAGAGTAG
- a CDS encoding Uma2 family endonuclease has translation MTISTSSLTLEAFLKLPETKPASEFIDGKVIQKPMPQGEHSLLQGTLCETINQQAKAAKVAMAFPELRCTVAGRSIVPDVAVFRWSRIPRQPSGRIANRFTIHPDWSIEILSPEQSQTRVLGNLLHCAQQGTELGWLLDPEEETVLVVWSDQRVQLLRGDVPLPVLTDINLSLTADQLFGWLMV, from the coding sequence ATGACCATTTCAACCTCATCGCTCACCCTGGAAGCATTCCTAAAACTCCCTGAAACCAAGCCCGCCTCTGAATTTATCGATGGCAAAGTCATCCAGAAACCCATGCCACAAGGGGAACACAGCCTGCTACAGGGAACCCTGTGTGAAACGATTAATCAGCAAGCCAAGGCGGCCAAAGTCGCCATGGCCTTTCCTGAATTGCGCTGTACGGTTGCTGGTCGATCCATCGTGCCTGATGTGGCGGTATTTCGCTGGAGCCGCATTCCTCGTCAACCCTCAGGGCGCATCGCCAATCGCTTCACCATTCACCCAGACTGGTCGATCGAAATTCTCTCACCTGAGCAGAGCCAGACTCGCGTGTTAGGCAACCTGCTGCACTGTGCCCAACAGGGCACCGAACTGGGCTGGTTGCTTGACCCGGAGGAAGAAACGGTCCTGGTGGTTTGGTCCGATCAGCGGGTGCAGTTGCTCAGGGGGGATGTTCCCCTGCCAGTGCTGACGGATATTAACCTCTCCCTCACCGCAGACCAACTGTTTGGTTGGTTGATGGTTTAA
- a CDS encoding RAMP superfamily protein: MAHSSTIANQVPLMFRAQVEGRCQVQRLIPKAPEQDAERWADEWVDKAYPEAPDFGKDVQTRTYALSWRFITNSGQDDGVIRPVIGARGWPFYPGSSMKGVFRQAARQLERTGELPEGTCDRYCGEKLENDDFRPGILRFHGGYPTDTRWTQNLVDIVHPQQQWQVKSGEKEGGAFIQISLYKPKLAVGISSTTPLDDLEWEQIWHIWETALSLGLGCRVSAGYGQPQQRSSDILYRTRLKGQGQAAKLVDGTGEFRPNVFRAAIRGHALRIFGGLTSADQAEGLVQELFGGIRGGATVGLLSMAFLDTQLELDDFGQGSYSQPTYTVEGELLWRLTRDLPQPQRQALTKLIEALTRFAMVFGGFGKSWRRADHRLVYPDYYDQGYKPLIGCHWEWLGKRSQVRDVRVRKLEKVGDFIAEVR; encoded by the coding sequence ATGGCTCACTCCTCTACGATCGCCAACCAAGTCCCCCTGATGTTTCGGGCCCAAGTGGAGGGTCGCTGCCAGGTGCAGCGGCTGATCCCTAAGGCCCCCGAGCAAGATGCCGAGCGCTGGGCCGATGAATGGGTCGACAAGGCCTATCCAGAGGCGCCTGATTTTGGCAAAGACGTGCAAACCCGCACCTATGCCTTGAGCTGGCGCTTCATTACCAATAGCGGCCAAGACGATGGGGTGATTCGTCCGGTGATTGGGGCCAGGGGTTGGCCCTTTTACCCCGGCAGCAGCATGAAGGGCGTGTTCCGCCAGGCGGCTCGGCAGCTGGAACGGACGGGGGAATTACCGGAAGGGACATGCGATCGCTACTGCGGCGAAAAACTAGAAAATGATGACTTTCGCCCCGGCATTTTACGATTTCATGGCGGTTACCCCACCGATACCCGCTGGACTCAGAACCTGGTGGATATTGTCCATCCCCAGCAGCAGTGGCAGGTGAAATCTGGAGAGAAGGAAGGCGGGGCATTCATACAGATCTCCCTCTATAAACCTAAGCTGGCAGTCGGCATCTCCAGCACTACTCCCCTGGATGACCTTGAATGGGAGCAAATCTGGCATATTTGGGAAACGGCGCTGTCCCTGGGGCTGGGCTGTCGCGTCAGTGCCGGTTATGGTCAACCCCAACAACGCAGCAGCGATATTCTCTACCGCACGCGCCTCAAGGGGCAGGGTCAGGCTGCCAAGCTAGTGGATGGCACCGGAGAGTTTCGCCCCAACGTATTTCGCGCCGCCATCCGGGGCCATGCCCTGCGTATCTTTGGCGGCTTAACCAGTGCAGATCAAGCTGAAGGTTTGGTCCAGGAGCTGTTTGGCGGCATTAGGGGTGGAGCCACTGTGGGCTTGCTGAGTATGGCCTTTCTCGACACCCAGTTGGAGCTAGATGATTTTGGGCAAGGTTCTTATAGTCAGCCTACTTACACGGTGGAGGGAGAACTGCTCTGGCGGCTCACCCGAGACCTACCTCAGCCCCAGCGGCAAGCCCTAACGAAACTGATTGAAGCCTTGACCCGCTTTGCCATGGTCTTCGGTGGCTTTGGCAAATCCTGGCGCCGGGCCGACCATCGTCTGGTCTATCCCGACTACTATGACCAGGGCTACAAACCGCTGATCGGCTGCCACTGGGAATGGTTGGGTAAACGGTCCCAGGTACGGGATGTACGGGTGCGCAAGCTGGAAAAAGTAGGGGATTTCATTGCCGAAGTGCGCTAG